One genomic window of Bradyrhizobium sp. B124 includes the following:
- the torT gene encoding TMAO reductase system periplasmic protein TorT produces MTITTCLSPNRLWPIHSVLGIAAALALASTATPAAAGTETPWFPMKVYDASSGTPKPADYTPLPKAEKPYRLCVLFPHMKDSFWVAVAYGIVKQAEAMNVNMNLYEAGGYENLPKQLSQFDDCMASGPDAIIVGAISGAGLSKKFEEAKAKGVPVVGVTNPLPPNALPAANYVDFVAMGEVTGDGLLAQTKPGDKLNIVTFPGPAGSGWAESFNEGFKKAIAKNSNAKILAEKFGDSGVAVQLQLIQDALQAYPSMNVIWGTAPTAEAAIGAVAEAGRSDLKIVSSYENQAMLDALNRGDILAFATQYPVGEGAIAIDQAVRLIEKKPVMSLVQPVATVIDKTTVPKLQMDLVLAPASWTPVYSVKAK; encoded by the coding sequence ATGACGATCACGACGTGCCTTTCTCCCAACCGACTGTGGCCGATCCACTCCGTGCTCGGCATCGCCGCGGCCCTCGCTCTTGCCAGCACCGCCACGCCGGCGGCAGCCGGGACCGAGACACCGTGGTTTCCAATGAAGGTCTACGACGCGTCATCCGGCACGCCGAAGCCGGCGGACTACACGCCGCTGCCGAAGGCCGAGAAACCCTACAGGCTGTGCGTACTGTTTCCGCACATGAAGGACAGCTTCTGGGTCGCCGTCGCCTACGGCATCGTGAAGCAGGCCGAGGCGATGAACGTCAACATGAACCTCTACGAGGCCGGCGGTTACGAAAACCTGCCCAAGCAGCTTTCGCAGTTCGATGACTGCATGGCGAGCGGACCGGACGCGATCATCGTCGGCGCGATCTCCGGCGCGGGTCTCAGCAAGAAGTTCGAAGAGGCCAAGGCCAAGGGCGTGCCGGTGGTCGGCGTCACCAATCCGCTGCCGCCGAACGCACTGCCCGCGGCCAACTATGTCGATTTCGTCGCCATGGGCGAGGTCACCGGCGACGGCCTGCTGGCGCAGACCAAGCCCGGCGACAAGCTCAACATCGTGACGTTCCCCGGTCCGGCCGGCTCGGGCTGGGCGGAATCGTTCAATGAAGGGTTCAAGAAGGCCATCGCCAAGAACTCGAACGCCAAGATTTTGGCCGAGAAGTTCGGCGACTCCGGTGTTGCTGTGCAACTCCAGTTGATCCAGGACGCATTGCAGGCCTATCCAAGCATGAACGTGATCTGGGGCACCGCCCCCACCGCCGAAGCTGCCATCGGCGCCGTCGCCGAGGCCGGCCGAAGCGACCTGAAGATCGTGTCGTCCTACGAAAACCAGGCCATGCTCGACGCGCTGAACCGCGGCGACATCCTCGCCTTCGCAACCCAATATCCCGTCGGCGAAGGCGCGATCGCGATCGACCAGGCGGTGCGTCTGATCGAGAAGAAGCCGGTCATGAGCCTGGTCCAGCCGGTGGCCACGGTGATCGACAAGACCACGGTGCCGAAATTGCAGATGGATCTCGTGCTGGCGCCCGCAAGCTGGACGCCGGTCTATTCGGTCAAGGCCAAGTAA
- a CDS encoding sugar ABC transporter ATP-binding protein yields the protein MNVEIDPRPAEPLLQLRGISKRFTGVRALDRVDLDVRAGELHVLFGENGAGKSTLISVVSGTFPPDEGTFHFGGEEIRHLTPQRAREIGISPVFQEFSLIPSLTVEENLFLGREVTRGGMLCAREMRKRARALIDELGFDLNPAQRIDDLSRAHQQMAEIAKALLGRVRLLILDEPTASLTERETGRLFELIARLKSQNVGLIYVSHRMREIRALADRVTVLRDGRHIRTLDAARSTDGELVELMTGRTIDLLFPTIDHRPGKVMVDVENLTLADGSVREVDFHARAGEITGIAGLVGCGKSELIRAIYGIERAPTGAIRIDGAPYEFPTPRRSLKRGVAYFPANRIAEGLALSRPIRENASMTGLDLPAFVRFGVLRQAAERVTIAGIMEQLQLRPPNIERSAGALSGGNRQKVMLGRALTRELTVFLFDEPSVGIDVGAKLEVYEFMKRLVEAGAAVIVVSSELPEVLALSNRLYVMHQGRIAAELTGAEKTEQNVLSSFFRDHLAAEVA from the coding sequence ATGAACGTCGAGATCGACCCGAGGCCGGCCGAGCCCTTGCTTCAGTTGCGGGGGATATCGAAGCGATTCACCGGCGTCCGTGCGCTCGACCGCGTCGACCTCGATGTCCGTGCCGGCGAGCTTCACGTCCTGTTCGGCGAGAACGGCGCCGGCAAGTCGACCCTGATCAGTGTCGTATCCGGTACGTTTCCCCCCGACGAAGGCACGTTCCATTTCGGCGGCGAAGAGATCCGGCATCTGACGCCGCAGCGTGCGCGAGAGATCGGCATCAGTCCGGTGTTCCAGGAGTTCTCGCTGATCCCGAGCCTCACCGTGGAAGAGAACCTGTTCCTCGGCCGCGAGGTCACGCGCGGCGGAATGCTGTGTGCACGCGAGATGCGCAAGCGGGCCAGGGCGCTGATCGACGAGCTCGGCTTCGACCTCAACCCCGCGCAACGGATCGACGATCTGTCCCGCGCGCATCAGCAGATGGCCGAGATCGCCAAGGCCCTGCTCGGCCGCGTCCGCCTTCTGATCCTCGACGAGCCGACCGCGTCGTTGACCGAACGCGAAACCGGGCGGTTGTTCGAGCTGATCGCGCGCCTGAAGAGCCAGAATGTCGGACTGATCTACGTCTCGCATCGCATGCGTGAAATCCGCGCCCTTGCCGACCGTGTGACGGTGCTACGCGACGGCCGTCACATCCGGACCCTCGACGCCGCAAGGTCGACGGACGGCGAGCTGGTCGAACTGATGACCGGCCGGACGATCGACCTGCTGTTTCCCACCATCGACCACCGGCCGGGCAAGGTGATGGTCGACGTCGAAAACCTGACGCTCGCCGACGGCAGCGTCCGGGAGGTCGATTTCCATGCCCGGGCCGGCGAGATCACCGGCATCGCGGGCCTCGTCGGCTGCGGCAAGTCGGAGCTGATCCGCGCAATCTACGGCATCGAGCGCGCGCCGACGGGCGCGATCCGGATCGACGGCGCGCCGTACGAATTTCCAACCCCAAGACGAAGCCTCAAGCGCGGCGTCGCCTACTTCCCCGCCAACCGGATCGCCGAGGGGCTCGCGCTGTCCCGTCCGATCCGCGAGAACGCATCGATGACCGGGCTCGACCTGCCCGCCTTCGTCCGCTTCGGCGTCTTACGGCAGGCCGCCGAACGCGTGACGATCGCGGGCATCATGGAGCAGCTGCAGCTGAGGCCGCCGAACATCGAACGGAGCGCCGGCGCGCTGTCGGGCGGCAACCGTCAGAAGGTGATGCTGGGACGCGCGCTGACGCGCGAGCTGACTGTGTTCCTGTTCGACGAGCCGAGCGTCGGCATCGACGTCGGCGCCAAGCTCGAGGTCTACGAGTTCATGAAGCGTCTCGTCGAGGCTGGCGCTGCCGTGATCGTGGTGTCGTCCGAACTGCCCGAGGTGCTGGCGCTGTCGAACCGGCTCTATGTCATGCATCAGGGCCGCATCGCCGCCGAGCTCACGGGCGCCGAGAAGACCGAGCAGAATGTGCTTTCGAGCTTCTTCCGCGATCATCTCGCCGCGGAGGTCGCATGA
- a CDS encoding ABC transporter permease has translation MNTALVVAAPRGLVSLRSIAGRIGLLPALLVVLVAGMSAVDAQFYGIINVLNILRNASLLAIVACGQALVIIAGGFDLSVGAVVALASVVTAKTMAATAAVFPGSNVLIIASGVAAGLGCGVAVGLVNGFCVARLKVSGFVVTLGTMSATAGVGLMITNGIPVYGMPEIFVKGFGRAQAFGLPTAAHVALIVILVMVFAQRRTLFGRYVYAIGGNVDAAVVSGVTIQRHIVGTYVVSSVLAALTGILLTAQVGSGQASFGGDRMMLQSIAAAVIGGVSLRGGVGRIEIVAISALFLTILGNALNLLHVDSRLQPVFLGVIMVAAVALDELSRRSKPRV, from the coding sequence ATGAACACGGCCCTGGTCGTCGCAGCGCCACGGGGCTTGGTCAGCCTCCGGTCGATCGCGGGCCGTATCGGGTTGCTGCCGGCGCTGCTTGTGGTGCTCGTGGCCGGCATGTCGGCGGTCGATGCGCAGTTCTACGGCATCATCAACGTCCTCAACATCCTGCGCAACGCCTCGCTGCTGGCGATCGTCGCCTGCGGCCAGGCACTGGTCATCATCGCGGGCGGCTTCGATCTTTCGGTCGGTGCGGTGGTCGCCCTGGCGAGCGTTGTCACCGCCAAGACCATGGCTGCCACCGCGGCCGTGTTTCCGGGCTCCAACGTCCTCATCATCGCAAGCGGGGTCGCGGCCGGGCTCGGTTGCGGCGTCGCGGTCGGGCTCGTCAACGGCTTCTGCGTGGCAAGGCTCAAGGTCTCCGGCTTCGTGGTGACGCTGGGCACGATGTCCGCCACTGCCGGCGTCGGCCTCATGATCACCAACGGCATCCCCGTTTACGGCATGCCGGAGATATTCGTGAAAGGCTTCGGACGCGCCCAGGCATTCGGTCTGCCGACCGCCGCCCACGTCGCGCTGATCGTGATCCTGGTGATGGTGTTTGCACAGCGGCGCACGCTGTTCGGCCGCTACGTCTACGCGATCGGCGGCAATGTCGACGCCGCCGTGGTGTCGGGCGTGACGATCCAGCGCCATATCGTGGGCACCTACGTCGTCTCGAGCGTCCTTGCGGCATTGACCGGCATTCTGCTGACGGCACAGGTCGGCTCCGGCCAGGCAAGCTTTGGCGGCGACCGGATGATGCTGCAGTCGATCGCCGCCGCCGTCATCGGCGGCGTCAGCTTGCGCGGTGGCGTCGGGCGCATCGAGATCGTCGCCATCAGCGCGCTGTTCCTGACCATCCTTGGCAACGCACTCAACCTCCTGCACGTCGACTCGCGGCTTCAGCCGGTCTTCCTCGGCGTCATCATGGTCGCAGCCGTGGCGCTCGACGAACTCAG